The Schistocerca gregaria isolate iqSchGreg1 chromosome 2, iqSchGreg1.2, whole genome shotgun sequence genome contains the following window.
CTGTAAATATCTGGAATTTTAAGGGTTTCTATAAGTGTAATTAGTATTACAGATgtaggcattgttgttgttgtcttcagtcctgagactggtttgatgcagctctccatgctagtctatcctgtgcaagctgcttcatctcccagtacctactgcaacctacatccttctgaatctgcttagtgtactcatctctcggtctccctctacgatttttaccctcctcgctgcctccaatgctaaatttgtgatcccttgatgcctcaaaacatgtcctaccaaccgatcccttcttctagtcaagttgtgccacaaacttctcttctccccaatcctattcaatacctcctcattagttacgtgatctatccaccttatcttcagtattcttctgtagcaccacatttcgaaagcttctattctcttcttgtccaaactagttatcgtccatgtttcacttccatacatggctacactccaaacaaatactttcagaaacgacttcctatacataaatctatattcgatgttaacaaatttctcttcttcagaaacgctttccttgccattgccagtctacattttatatcctctctacttcgaccatcatcagttattttacttcctaaatagcaaaactcctttactactttaagtgtctcatttcctaatctaattccctcagcatcacccgatttaattttactacattccattatcctcgttttgcttttgttaatgttcatcttatatcctcctttcaagacactgtccattccgttcaactgctcttccaagtcctttgctgtctctgacagaattacaatgtcatcggcgaacctcaaagttttttatttcgtctccatgaattttaatacctactccaaatttttcttttgtttcctttactgcttgctcaatatacaggttgaataacatcggggagaggctacaaccctgtctcactcctttcccaaccactgcttccctttcatgcccctcgactcttattactgccatctggtttctgtacaaattataaatagcctttcgctccctgtattttacccctgccacctttagaatagatGTAGGCATAATTGTGCTAAAAGTAATCAATTATACTGACTGATGGAAAACCCTGAAACGTAGGCAGTACGTATCACCCAAAAAGGGAAACAGTTGCATATAATGCTAGGCTGAAATAAATATTCATCTGAAGCAACGCACGTTGCCCTTCTCCAGGAGTGTGAAATCGAAATATTCGTTCATTTTCGTGCCATCTTAATGTGGTTTTCCAGACAAAAGGCTTCCATATTTCAAAATGCATAGAGCAGCATCCCCTACATCGAATTAATTTTTATACGTTTCCAATGATAAATGAAGTTATGAAAGGAATTTATATCTGCTACCCAAGATTATTACGAAGCCTGCGATGGTGCGATGCTATTAGTGTCATCGAttttattgagaaataaataactcGGGCTTTTCACTCGTAGCCAGTGAGTTTCGGAGACCTAATGCTATCCGAATGCATCTTGTGCGATATGAAACGGGACCAGCAGGTATAACCAGTATTTAGGCGAAGCAACCTGTAATGAGTTTCCCTACAGTGgattatggtccaaatggctctgagcactgtgggacttaacatctgaggtcattaatcctctagaacttagaactacttaaacctaacttacctaaggacgtcacccacatccacgcccgaggcaggattcaaacctgcgaccgcagcggtcgcgaggttccagactgaagcgcctagaaccgctcgtccactgcgacCGGCAGAGGTTTATGCTTTAAGGTACAGTAGAGTGTACAGGATGTttgcgtaagagcgtgcaaaaatgtaacaggacatagagaatgttccactgaacagtttgagacaGGGAACATGGCGTCGGTgacgccagcttaaggagataagattaaggagatatggaaataaGGTTGTCTACCGCTAGATATGGAAATAAGGTTTGTCTCCTTTACTGTTTCTtctcttatttacaactaacatgcgtacatgtCTCCATTACTGTTTCcccgcttatttacaactaacatgcgtacatgtttacacgtactgtgctgtttatttacatgtacattcttcatgccgggattagccgagcggtctaggcgctgcagtcatggactgtgtggctggtctcggcggaggttcgtgtcctccctcgggcatgggtgtgtgtatttgtccttaggatactttaggttaagtagtgtgtaagcttagggactgatgaccttagcagttaagtcccatatgatttcacacacatttgaacatttgaacattcttcATTTCCTGTTAGTAAACAAGGACGAGCCTGAATACCAAGAAATCATGATGCTGTATTTCCTTGTCGCTGGAttagaaggggaggtcctattccatgaccTGCGAGGTCACTTGTCCTGGGTCTCCTTGATTATTTGCCAAGGGGGACTTTTAAAATCATTTGTGTATgataccccagtggatacggagatggaattagttgcgagAATTGTAGATGCCTGTgaagtgatgtgattcgaaacacaccagggacacTTGTAAGGATGCGTCGCTGCTATCATATTTgtgttgaggttgatggccgtctgaGCACATTttttaagatacagtacaaatggtacgttcatcgtgtcagtgatggtatttgcagttaattgtaactaatctaagtacacggtaatgtgattttattcctgctatctccttaagctggcttctccgaccccaggttccctgcatcaaactgttcagtggaacatttccaagtcctgttaaatttttgcacgctcttacggaacgcTCTTACGGAAATACTGTAGATGTAGTCGTAAGGTTGTTCACGGTAGATGGCCCCTGAATGTTTTAGCAGCACGCTATACTGAACTTAAAAATGATATGCCTATAGAGACTAGGTCTAGAGTACTCTTGTTTCCCTCTATATGTCGTGGTAGCTCTATGTCGTGGTAGAGGTCAGATGTAATTATAAATTCTCCAGCCAGTCTGTATATCGACGCTGTGCACAGGCTGTGGACCATCTCTATTAGCATCGCATGCTGTTCATTGCTGTCTGCCTGCATGTCGCTCCAGACGAAGCTGTGTAGGGTGCAGGTTCATTTTCAGTTTGCTATACTTCGAAACCGCTGCATAAATTATACGCCAAGATGGTAATTCTCTTCAGTTGATGTCTTTGCACTTACAGGCTTTTTCTAGAGATAGGTGGACATAGTACTTTCTCAAAGCATGCTTGGGATCCCATAGTACTTTCAACAAGAGTATTTTCAtacctttattttcatttttttttctctagacACTGCCAATTTGTAGCAGGAAATGAGATACGTTTGCGTAGGCTATGTTTTTCTCTACATACTGCTGACAGGGTTTTAATATGTGAACAAAAAAAGGCAAGGCTttactattttaaaaattttattgacgCAAAAGATTTTTATGGTACAGCGAGCACTAGTGGGAGGGAACGACGGACACATTTAGTTCTGCATCGCATGCTGCGTAGACTGTGCCGAACCGCCGGGCGACTGGCCAGCAGGGGCGTCTACGCTGGCCAGGGACGCCGCCTCCGGATCGctgctgcagcggcggcggcgcctcCTACAGGAGCGTCGACGTCGGCGGCAGCTGCAAACAGGAGAAAATGTTCAGTACGCGTTCACCGTGAAGTGTAGCAGCTCGTATCCATCCGGCGCGGCGTTAAGCAAGTACCTTCGCCTCCTGCGTCGGCAGGAGCGGCGACGGCGCCTGCGACAGCTCCTCCTCCTACGTCTGCACGAGCGGCGGCGGCGCCTGcggcagctgcggcggcggcgcctgCGGCAGCTGCGGCGCCGCCTGCGGCAGCTACGGCGCCGCCTGCGGCAGCTACGGCGCCGCCTGCGGCAGCTGCGGCGGCGTCTCCTGCAGCTGCGGCGGCGCCTCCTCctgcagctgcggcggcggcgcctgCGGCAGCACAGCTCGCGGTCGTCGCTGCGCGCCGCCAGCTTGTAGCGGCCGCCGCGGGCCGTCAGCACTCCCGTCTCCACGGCCCTCTTCAGCGTGTGCAGCAGGCGCGGCTCGTCCACCTGCACAGAGAAGTCCGCCCCAGTCACACCCCTGCGCTTCCCGTCCCGCTAAGCGCAACACAGTTGAGGCGTGGCTCGCTAAGTGCGCCTCTTACCCGTTTGGCGACGGTGGGGTTCTTCTCCACCCAGGCCAGTATCTGCTTTGGAGATGAGCCGCGGCCGTCCCCCAGATGCTTGAGCGCCTCAGAGATGACTGTCAGCAGGCGCTTCCGGCCGCCGGTCGGTTTGCCGCCCTGGAATGTAGGAGCCATGGCTCAGCTGTCAGATGGATGTCCGGTCTGTCGATGGCTCGGCAGCTGCTGTGACCTCCCTGGTCTCGGTTGCTCGCTCAGAAAGCTGTTGCCCGGTGCCGCGGCTCGCTTGCTTTTATAGCTTCCTAACAATGTCGAGAGCCGTTTCCACAGAAATGACTCGTGCACGTCATTGTTTACCTCATTGTCCTTCCTCCATAACATACGTGTAATGTACCGCTACACGTTTTGCATACGTTTCTCAGCCACGAATTATCATATTTCTGCTTCCGTATGGAAGCGTAACGACTCCTTTCTTATCCTGTTGGCTGTCATTCATGTTATTCGTCTACACAACTCACATGCGTTTTACACTGATTTTTCAGACACGGATGTTTGTAACTCAGCAGCTAAACTGTAGACTTATTGTTTACCATTGACGATATTCGTGTGCGTTACTAGGCACTTTGCACATATTTTTCATATACGATTGATCGTAATCACACACCTCAACGGTAGTTTTTATCCCGTGTGGAAGCGTTGCAACTCACACACGCTTGTAATCTAAAATTAAAGGAGGTGCCAGGGCCCGATAGAATCCGTCACTTCCACTCAGAATTAGCCGCTAAGATAGCTCTCATTTTAACCGGAATTTACCGTACGTCTCTCCAAGGAAGAAAAGGAGTATGCACTAGTTGGAAGAAACCACAGAAGTCCAATATCCCTCACATCTATCTGTTGTTGAATCTTACCATATATCCTgtgctcaaatgtaatgaggtatcacGAAGTATCACGAAGTAATTCATATAAATTCCACTCAGCATAGGTCTCAAAAAATTTGATCAAGGTGAACTCGGGCTATTCTGTCATCAATCCTGAAAACCATGTATCAAAttcgatgcaatatttcttgaattGTAAGAAACATTTGACTCGGTACTTTGCtaacttttattaataaaaatacgaTCGTGTGGAATACCAAATATACTTCGTGACTCGATCGAGGGTCTCTTGGTAGGGAGCTTACgctatgttaccttggatggaaatcacagaaaacgtaaaccAGGAcgatcggacgcgggtttgaactgtcattctcccgaatgcgagtccagtgtgctaaccactgcggcaactCACTCGATGGGAAACGAAGGAGCCAATTAGTGGTCCTCATTTATTTCAGTGCGCTATCCCCTTGCATGCAATCACATCGCTGTTAAGGTACAGTGTCATGCGTCGACGGAAAGACGAGTGGCTGGAAATTACAGATAATAAGCTGCGTCTCGTAAAGCCCACTACGTGGCTGTCGCGTACCTTCTGTCAGCCACGAAGACTCAATGAGTCCTTCTCACGCTTCTTCGTGGAGGCCACAGTCCTCTGACGCACGGCTTCTTGCTCCGGCGCGACgacaccctccaatgtgtggtgcttgaggCATACGATCACTGTGCGGCACATTTTACTAGACTGTGTTTTACTTTCTGACGAGAGGCAGATCAGCACTCTATTTTAAGTGACACTGAAACGACAGTGGGTAAAGTTTTAAGTTTTTTTATGATCTGGCCAATTTTGGGGaaatgttcttaatgtgttaacagggtgactggctcacccattgTTTTCATAAGTGATCAGCAAGTCACATTTCCCCGTGCCACTGTTTTACTTCCTCTGTCGTTTTATTTCCGTGTTCATATCACGTGCAGCACCTTCCGCTCTGGCTCCTTTGTTTTGCGGCATGAGATATGGAGTGATCGTGTGGCTCAACACAAGTGAGGTAGTAGTCGGTAAATGAGTGAGGAAGTGATAGCTCAGTTCCCCTCCTTTGTTTCTTTCAATATTTGTGAagtgcgctgataacctcgccgttgagcgctcgtacaccccaaaaacaacaacagcaacagcaactgaggaAAACTCGTCAGCTAAAATTATATGAGGCTCTAGGATCTGATGGGTCCATCTTATTCTAGGTACTGTAAAATCAGAAGTTGACACAACATCCACACCGTCCATCTCTCGAACAAAACACTGTGCACTCTagtggaagaaacaacagaagactGGTATCAGAATCGATCCGCAAAATTACCATCCAATATCTCTCACATTCATCTGCTGTTGAATCTATAAATATATCCCGAGGTCACACATAATGTGGTGTCTCGAACAGTGTGTCCTCCATTCCAAACACTATGGCTCGCGAAAAACACCGATAAACTCGAACTCACGGTTTTCTTACATTAATCTTGGAAATCGATCAGAGCGTAAGACCAGTGCAATATTTCTTGACTTCTAAAAAGCATTTCACTCGTTACCATTCCAACTTATACAATGAAGCGTCAATGAAACTGGTATAAACATgaataatcaaatacagagatatgtaaacaggcagaatatggagctgcgatcggcaacgcctttgTAAGGCAAGTCTCtgaggcagttgttagatcggttactgccgctacaacagcaggttatcaagatttaagtgagattgaacgtggtgttatggtcggggcacgagcgatggggcacagcatctccgaggtagcgatgaagtatggattttcccgtacgaccatttcatgagtgaaaagtgaatatcgggaatcaggtaaaacatcaaatctccgacatcgctgcggccggagaaagatcctacaagaactgggccaacgacgactgaagagaatcgttcaactcgacaaaagtggaacccttccgcaaattgctgcagatttcatttctgggccaccaacaagtgtcagcgtatgaaccattcaacgaaacatcatcagcatgggctttcggagccgaaggcccactcgtttacccttaatgaatgcacaacagaaagctttaagcctcgcctgggcccgtcagcacagacattgggctgttgatgactggagacatgttgccttgttggacgaatctcatttcaaattgtatcgagcggatggatgtgtacgggtatggagacaaccccatgaatctatagacctgcatgtcagcaggggactgttcaagctggtggaggctctgtaatggtatgggaaaTTTGCAGCTGGTGTGATATGAgatacctgatacgtctagatatgagtctgacagatgacgcatcctgtctgatcacctgcatccattcatgtccattgtgcattccgacggactaaggccattccagcgggacaatgcgataccccacacgttcagaattgctacaaactggctccaggaacactcttctgagtttaatgtttccgctggccaccaaactactcaGGCATGaaatttattgagcatatctgtgatgccctcttgcaacatgctgttcagaagaggtctccaccccctcgtactcttcggatttatggacagccctgcagaattcatggcgtcagttccctctagcactacttcaggcattatccgattccatgacacgtcgtgttgtggcacttctgcgcgtttgtggggaccctacacgatattaggcaggtgtatcagtttctttggctcctcagtgtattacCGAAGCAACGATCGTATGGAGAATCAGCTGTACTCTGTGACTTAACTGAGGCTTTCTTGGAAACTCAGCGATAGAAGCAGTAACTTAAGGCGCGCCCGAGAGAAGAGTTTTGGAGTCGTTTTCACATGGCGGACAATATTGATTACAATCTCATATTTTTGCAGATAAAGCAATTATCTAAAGTGAAAAGAAAGCTCACCTAATATGCAGGGTGTCTCAcagggaatggtcaatattcagggatgacaGTAACGATCATTAGATgcaagaagtctagtaaacatcgTCTTTAAAATGCACACCTTGTTACCTATGAGTACTTACTcaccttcgatattgtgaaacgaaTCTGTTCTAGTGCTAGCTGTTTGCCTTCTATGTTTTGAGAAcgagtggtatggaccaaaacaaaaaaaaagtacaataaacGTGGGCTCGTAAGTGCACACCTCatgagctgtaagcacttgttcatcttcgctactgtgaaactcgCCTCTTCTACTTAACACGTACTcagagctcttaaggtgtgcattttagggtTCATGTTTATTagatttctctttttttgttttgtttggtccatgctaccacctctccaaatatggaaaccaaagaggttACAGTAGAGGGAATTTGCCTCACAATATGGAGGATGTAGAAGTGCTCATGCCTCATAAATTATGCACTAtacagcccatatttactagacatttttgcttcgaatgatcgtgctTGTCTTGTCCCTGGATATTGACCATTCCTACGCGGACACCCTATACAGGCAGATCTTCATGAAGTGTCAGTGTGATGCAAAGAATGGAAACTCactttaaatttacagaaaaatgaaatcaaaatCATTGATTCACATTCGGAATCAGTCAACTCGTGCAAACAACTCTGTGTAACAATTCATATGGATGGGAGACGGCATAAAAACAGTCTCGGTCGTGCGATAAGCAGACTACACACTTCGGTTCATTAACGGGATTTGAGGAAAATACAGTATTTCtgcaaaggaaactgcttacaaaaaTCAAAGAAGGGCGGCAGGAGTGATCGCAGATTTACTTCTACGTGTCGCGACGACTATATTAGGCTAATCACAAcacgcacagaggcgtttaaacaaTAATATTACCTGCGCACCATACACAGTTGGAAAGGGGACAAATCATAACAGCTGGTACAATGTTAAGTAACGTCCGCCGGGCATTTCACTGTGGACTGCGGAGTGCGATATGCAGGTGGACGCCTCGCAACTCAGACAAACCTGGCGGCatccactatacagggtggtccactgatagcgaccggaccaaatatctcacgaaataagcatcaaacgaaaaaactacaaagaacgaaactcgtctagcttgaagagggaaaccagatggcgctatggttggcccgctagatggcgctgccataggtcaaacggatatcaactgcgtttttttttaaataggaacccccatttttattacatattcgtgtagtactgtagagaagcagcctactcacgctgtataaattcacatcagtctttccattgtgtgccaaccAGTCCGTTGTAACTAGCTCTgaagtcataaatgttgcgcaatactttaaaaatcaagtaaagaacCTGAAATGTTGCTAGCATGTCAAGAGTAATACTaaaccaatatgtgttgaatatcagttcaataactttaactactttcgaaatttggacgtctttctgtaaaaatcattggcgcaacagaaaagagccagaaacttaaaaatttatatttagattccgtttgcataataatttagtagaaacagtattctggttctcacaaattaaaattttagttgaaattcatgattttctggtttttgtcttaaaaattaaggaagcaagatagattacggaggtgaataaataaggctagggtgtttaaatttaagtagaagggagatccgctatattcataaagatgtgagaagtttcaactgaataactaataaactatagcgatagcgtatctccaaagggcaagttcaaagctcgtctactgcgtgtagtgtaattaaattaattctctcgcctaaaatatttgactgagccacgtcagacttttattatgactacttacctgtgtgctgattgcacatttaaattgagagcttcatgggccatcagcaaaggacgcaatgatttatttaataaattaaagttgtgcattactagcccagctgcTAGTCGGGATAGCGAATtcaatcaagcgttcccttagccgccCGCACCGCGGCttcatatataagaacgctgcgcaaggaaggaaggccccagttctctccagacgctgatcagcgctccatctgtgccgggagtcgcgtcgcgtcggtatcatttctagaaacagcctcggatgccgtaataagttacttaggatacgcgtaaccatgaaatcattttcgagtgaagtgctaattctgggatgactttaatgatctatcttcagttcgcgtatgtcgtattttcacgtgccgccgcgggacagacattctaccattatttagcgtggcgtttgatgaacattatcatcaaattatggcgagcattcacttaaacatttaatttgtacagttatagttgcatcagcgca
Protein-coding sequences here:
- the LOC126336134 gene encoding probable splicing factor, arginine/serine-rich 7, whose amino-acid sequence is MAPTFQGGKPTGGRKRLLTVISEALKHLGDGRGSSPKQILAWVEKNPTVAKRVDEPRLLHTLKRAVETGVLTARGGRYKLAARSDDRELCCRRRRRRSCRRRRRRSCRRRRRSCRRRRRSCRRRRRSCRRRRRSCRRRRRRSCRRRRRRSCRRRRRSCRRRRRRSCRRRRRSCRRRRRSCRRRRRRCSSDPEAASLASVDAPAGQSPGGSAQSTQHAMQN